The DNA segment CCCCGACGCTGTTCGACTCCTTTGAGGAGATGGAGCTTCACCCTCTGGACCACGGCCACCGGACCCTGAAGAGCAAGAGGAGCCGGGACGGAGAGAACCCCCGCGTGAGGAGTAAGGACGCGTAGAGACGTAGAGTAGTACGAGATGTTAACACCAAAACACGGCATTCGTTTTCCTTTTCACGCGTGCTGACGCgtctctctcgctgtccctCTCCAGTGAAAAACGTGGCGGGCGTCATAGCGCGCTACATGGCGGCCCTGCAGGAGTTCCGCCGCAGCGTTTCCATGAAGGTGGCCTTCGACCGGGTGGGCGTGGACCGCAACACAATCTCCCGCACGGCCGCCATAGCCGAGCTCAGTCTGGCCGCCCCCGTGGTGTTTCACGCCATGGCACCGTGGGACGAGAAGGAGGAGACGCTGGCCCACTATGCCCACCGCTGCCGGCAGGCCATGGACGACAGCATCAAGACCAAGATCAAAACGATGAAGGCCAAAGGCGAACTGCTGCCCATAGTGTCGAAGTGAACGAGCCGCAGGCGAAGGCCGGGGTGTTAATGGCTCCTTGCTAACTCCTTACCTTTGGCCTTCTCGAGGATGGACCCCACCCATTGTCAAACTCGGCCTTTCACCTTGATTTCAACTACACGCCTTTAAAGAGTCACGACTGCATCTTGCACGGTTCCAGCGCCATCGAGCTGAAATTAATCTGTGAACAGACGGTACTCAAAAGCACTCCTGTAGTAGTTTAGCCATGACGACACACGTATAGACTCACATGGGGGAAAACAGCAGCTTTGCTGTGGTGGCTCGTGACACTGACATGGTATGAGAATCTGCAGTGGCCCACTGACCACTTTCAAAGCTTCAGTCAATGTTCAgcgacaatgttttttttgtttgaagcgTGTTGCCTGGATTGTTTTTAGGTCAAATAGTTTGAATTGGGTTATGAAGAAGGCaaatattcttttgtttcaaaaaGGAATAAACACTACTCCTAACTCCTGTGTGAACACAGCTGTCCGTCGCTTCTAACACcatctttttatatttgcaaaAACAAGAAACTGAAATTCAATATCTAATGAATGTAGCAATTTTATTATccaaatgttgaaaaaaaagaaaagaaaaagtaaaacccTGACCGAAAGTGTATCTTGTGGATCAACGCTGTGAAAGGCAGAAATGCAGAATGGCAATAAAAGTATTTCCGTGATCTTGTTTTTATCCCTCACGCCATTTCACAGGATGTAACACAGCTTTCTAGAACCTTCTTGCTACTTCTTTTGACAGCTTCCCTAAATTCCGCAGTCAGCCTGTTGGTctggaaaatgtaaaaatgacagATTGACACTCCCCTGAGATCGTTTACGATGGGACAAACCACTGTCCGTTTATAATCAAACACTTAAAAGAGGGGCGagcgggggagagcgggggacgCGTGGGtccggtgtgcgtgcgtgtgtgtgtgtgtgtgtgttgtctgaatGCTTTGTGTCACACCGGGCGGCAGGAGGACGACGGAAGGTAAAAAGGTCAAGACTCAGGCTCCAGGCGTGGAATGACGGGGAGGATGAGGTTCCCGAATGAGGAGTCCTGGGTGATGAAGAAGCccgatgagtgtgtgtgtgcatgctgcaAGAGAAGACCGTCGGGCAAAGGTTTGTGTTAAAACCGACCAAATTCACCATTTTATAATGCTATTCAATTAACAAGGGTTCAGCAATAAACACGCTAGTAGCTTTATCATGTTACCTTTGGACAGAGCTAGGATAGATGTTGTGATGTCCCCTTTTTCCGGTGtttttgctaagctaagctaaccaccaTGTAGTCTCTGTTTAGCAAAAATGATTTCAGAGAATTTTATCAAAGCTCATCGCAGTGTTTGATGTTTGATGCACCAACAACCACGCGGTGTCTCCCAAACCCCTTGATACTTCTTTAAGATGGTTCATCTAGTCTTTGAGCTTCTCTCGCTCGAATAAGGATTCCCAGACTCTATTCAAGCCTAGTTTTTTCAAAAATGACTCGATACAGAAGTCCTCGTTGATTGTGATATGTGACAAATAAGCCTCCTACAAACTGAAAAATTAACCCATCGCCACTGAATGAAAAACTAAACTCGATAATCCCTCCGCAACTGAATGTAACTGAGTAAATGTCTGACTAACATAAGCCATAGGATGAGTAACTGAAGtactgattttttatttttatttgttctgcTGCATGTTTCTGTATGTAAAcgttttgtgaaataaaaaggtGATGTGATTTGGGTCTGACTGTCACACCTGCAGGGCAGCTTTCTGCTGGGCAGCGATGTGCTGCTGTTCTGCGTTGTCCCGGAAATCCTTCAGACTCGGCCTGGACAGCGAGATGCtacaggaggagatggaggagaatcAGACAACTTCCGTAATATTGACATACAAACTATGGATGTACATACACTATCCCAATGCTTTAGTGCCTCCATAAAAAAGGTTCCTCCCGAGGTTGTGACTGATGCTGGTGATCCTGAATTTCTGCATACTATCCCTACCTCGCTCCGGGGGTGCTCAAAAGccgtctcctctctttctccagcTCTGCCAGGATCGCCACTCGTGCCTTATTTGGCACGgctagaaaaacagaaaagacagagacagagacagtaagggaagagacagagagagagggatggaacGATATGCATTAGTTAACGTTACTGTATTAATCTACAGATATTTTGAACAATCCCAAATAACAATCATGTataattttattaaatatgtatattttctttcaGCTTTTATATTGGGGTGAAACTAAATGTACATAGAATGAAAGACGATTAAAGCTTGACCAGCTTCCTCTGGGGGAACCAGAGAGCAGAACATGTTTACGGGGGGCAGAATTCGAAGCAACGCCCCCGGAGTTACAGCGCGATAGAGACAAAGCCCTCAATGACGTTTGTCCCAAAACTAACGAATTACCTGGTCCTGGAGGATTAGTAGCCATTTCCATACAGGTTGCGAGAGGCAGGTCAAAGTAACGAAGAACTGAAGGGCTTTTAAGAGCTGATGGTCTacgttttatttgtgtttccttCCACCCAGCTAATGTTGCCCTGGTGTACAATGCACAACGATAAAAGTCCCCCGGGGGGATATCACATAAACTGGAGCTGGATAAACTACACGGTACTTGCTTTTGTAACAGTAACGTTAGCTGAAagtttaaaataagaataaaactcCTGCTTATGTACGGCCGATGAGTCGCATTTTACTTCTGGAAACCAAGGACCGGGTTGTCCGATAGATGGGTTAGATAGTGGAAAAGATGAAGAGGTGCCACTCTTATCTATTTCCGGTATTCAAAAGAGTGACCTGAGAACTGGAGAAACGACACAGAAGACTAGTAGACAAGCGTGATAAAGTAACTTATATGCACTAAAAACTCATATTAATCAATACATAGTAGAAAGCCGCTGTTATTTGGAGTCCAAGTCCATTGCATGCAAATTTGAATTCAAATACAGAACAAAACGTGCATTAATTGTCCGTTCTAATgtaatcacattttattttggtttcattGTGATCATCATCAAATGCTTTAAACCTGACAATTAACTGCTCTAAATGACCAGTACATTTGAGCATGGATGTTAAATATTGCCTTTGGGAACAATAGTTTGATAAATAACTCAAACAAAATCTTAATTTGAAGTACAGTTGCTTACAtcaatttatttgcattttatttggttCACACGATCTGCTTCTGACAAGGTGCTTTCTGtgttaaacacatttacacGTTGGCGTTTCAACAACGGTCCACTCATCTTCTCGATAGACGATCTTTATGGTTCCATTAGTTTCCTGTGGGCACGTGATGCATGTGTTTACATCCGGGTTCGTGTAGTGTAATTTCCGGAGCTGCGCGTTGGGAGTCAGCTGACTGTAGTGACCAACCAGCGGGTGTAACCGATCAACTGAAGAGACGctgaagggagagaagaaaaaaaaaaccttcctctCTAGTCTCTATACTTTTGCGTATCAGCAGCGGAGAACCGGACGGCCGTTTGTCCCCAGAAACCCGGCCAcgtcctcccgcctccccgcAGGATGAGTGTTACCGCTCCGAGGTGCATGGCCAGCTCGGGGCAGAAGCCCATCGCGGAGATCCTCCACCCGCTCTCCGGCGGCGgcgacgagcagcagcagcagcagcagcagcagcagcagctctccgTCACCGTCAGCGTCGTCGTCGGAGGGGACAAGGTACGGTCCGCCGGGGCTGATCCGAGACCCGTTAGACGTCACCCAGTGGCCGGAGGACGGTGGCACAAAAAAACTCTTGTTTTCAGTCCGACCCCCGGTACTTGTGGCTGAATGCAAGTAGCAGAAAGTGACGGAAGTTTAACGGAGGAAACTGGATGAGCGCAAACGTTTATTATTGCTGTTTGCTGCACGTGACCCGCCGCAGCTTCCCCAGTTTCCTGCAGGCTAACGATGATTAATGATCCCCGGTGAAAGGAGCGTATCTGCTGGCTAACGTTGTGTAGCTGTCGTCACATGACTTACGTTGTGATACCGCACGACAACAAAATGcatacacgcaaacacacgaGCACAGAGACACAAGGAATGCGAGGCTGCTGTGTGAACAcctttacaaaaaacaaacaaactggatTATATGTTTACAAGTGTTGCATTAGACGCACAGATTTATCTGATCCCACTAAGAAGAAAGGGACCcgacttgtttttgtgtgctcGTGGAAACATGATCCGTGATGCTTTCTGCGCGGGTCCGTCACGGAATGACACACATTCATTATCGCTAGTAAATGATGCTGTGATTCATTCTACaattcttttttatatatatatatatatatatataatttcattcatccattatggaagcccatttctgccacaaaaatacaaactaaCAAGACAACCAGAGGCCAAACTAATTTAAAATGTCTCCCTGTTGGTGTTTAATGCCCCTGACCAACGTACTCGTCTGTCAACGCGCTTCAATAAGAGTGGAAGAACATGTAGGTCATGGCTTTGGGAGCAAGTAATTGCTTTTCAGTGTGGATCAGATTTTTTCCAAAAGGATTTCTTAACATTGCATTCTTTGAAAGAAGTTAAACGCCCTTTTTTTTGACTAATGACTAACCAACTAGTGGACTCTGCATTTTGGCACGTCCCGTTTTAACGTCCCTTTCTCTGGAGATACTTTGGCAAATCCCAGCAGGTAAAGCACACGTTGTAAATGGTCAAATAAATATTGTCTGTTTCGGTCTCGGGGCCCTGGGAATGCTGCCTGTAGTTCTCCTATAATGTAATGTGGACCTGATGAGCTGTCTGTGCTTTTTCTCcaatatgttttaaaaaacctTTTAGGCCCTGAAGTGCAACATCTAAGCTCTTATCACAGTATTCCAATAACAGACAGAACCACAGCCACACCCATTTCCTGGTCACAATAACAGTCACTTATTaccattaatattattataattacatAAGCACATCTACCGACTCGCCCGCCGACCTCGATATAATAGTTTCAGATCTCTTCCTCACCTCCAGTGTTGCGGCGGCCTGGTTGTTCACTGTGGTGTAATGATGCAACTTAATGCAACTGCGTGAACTGTGATCGACAGCGGGGTGTAAAAAGTGTGCATGCACAATGTCAGCAGCTCGTGTGTGGGTGGGTTACTGTGTCTATATACAGTAGCAGAGAGAGATGGGGTGtgaataaagtgtgtgttgtgtgtagaGTTGCACGGTGTGAAAGTAAaagagagacttttttttttttttttcaatgatttgaatttgaaaattAAACAAATCAGGCAAACGTTGTGCCTCAGCAAAAGCGATAAAGGTTGAACATTAAGTGCTTTCCACACCTGTAAATAAGTTCCTTCCTCCTGTTTGCCAAATTACCAAATGAAATGGGCCCGTGAGGGTTGTTTCAAAGAGAGACTTTGGTTAGTTTTGATTTCAAATCCAGTTCAAACAATACAGCTCTGCTGACTCTCCCTACTTTCCTGTTGCAGTGTTTAGAACGATGAATATATTCTCTTCTAAATGTGAAGCAATAGCATTTCAATCCAATGTAGAGAAGTGATTTTTAACTCCAGAGGTTGTCTCTTTTTTATTATAGGAGTAACACAACCGGCACTTTTGTCCAGTCATTTGCTTTTTATAGCTTTTTGGAACACTTGCTGTGTTTGGATGGAGCCTGTGGGTGAAATTGGTTGTTTGCTCCAGTTGCTGCAATACAAACCTCCGGAAAATAGAAATTGTCCGAAATAAGTATGAGAGCGTAATGATAATTTATAGTTCTGCATCCGTTTGACAGCGGTGGTGCTCAGATCTGTGTTTGTAGATCCAGATCTCTTAATGGAGAAATACCAAAAGTCCCTATAAAAATCTATaatgaaacaacattttttcttctattttttttcagtCTAGAGTATAGCAAGCCAATTTATTTCCCAGTTTGAATATTCTTCGTATTAGGCCTGTGGAAAAAGTATCCCCCACTCCACCAGGGCTAAATTTCTCCCGTCTCGTCCCTCATTAAAATGAGAGCGACGGGCGTCGTGTGAGACGAggtgcagcagcatcagcagcctcaaCAAGGGCCCCGTTGACGGAGAGGAACAGCTGGATTACCAAACTATCAGGTCTTTTGTTCGCGGCGTTTCCCAGCGCAGTGTCTCCCGATTTGATGTCACTGTTTGTGTCCCCACCCCCGCCTGCGCAGGAAGCGTCCCTGACCAACGGCGCGCCGGTGGAGACGCCGAGTCCCGCCTCCACGTCGTCGCTGTTCAACAGGCTGCAGCTGGACGACGATCCGGAAGCCGACGTCCGGGACCCCTACGCGGAGACGGCGGAGACCCGTGACCTCTTCGTCACGGTCGACGACCCAAAGAAACACGTGTCCACCATGGAGACCTACATCACCTACAGAGTCTCCACCAAGGTGAGacgaaatgaaatgaatatctttttttttgtaggcCACCAAGCACGGCGAAAACCTAGTCTTCCTTTTATTATCCTCATTTCCACTCGCATGCCCCCTTTTATGTTCATGCTGTTGGTAAGACCTGTACGTCTCGACGCAGTACGTCACGGAACAGACTCCCGTCCCTCAGCCCATCTCCATCCCACAGGGTGGATGCATTCAGGGACTTGTGTTTAGCAGGTGGATCCTCCGCTCCATCCTCCACGCCTGTCTGCTGGCAAGCGGAGAGGCCGCTCCGGGATTAAACCCGCTCTGACCTTCGGCGGGGTAACCGCAGCCTCGGAGGCCTTCACGCGTAGTAATGGAGGAAACCGATGCAGAGGGAGACGCTGCTAGGAGCCGCCGGCTTGCGTCATGGCGACAGTTGCTATGTGCGCTTCGGGTTCGGAGGCCGTGGACAAATATCACAGCCCACTATGAACACAGTGTTAATTGAGCGCgtgcagggggtggggggggctgtctattgtgtgtgtgtgtgtgtgtgtgcgcagtgtCAGCTATATGTCAAGGTACACACAGCGTGCATAGTTATCCTAAGCTCTTGTCTCCAGACGTCACGCGTAGAGTTCGACCTGCCCGAGTACTGCGTGCGGCGGCGCTACCAGGACTTCGACTGGCTGCGGATGAAGTTGGAGGACAGCCAGCCCACCCACCTCATCCCCGTAAGGTGGAACGAGCCGCATGCGCCGTGTCCGTTTCTCCCGTCGAGGAGCCCTTCAATTTCcactctctgcttctcctcttcctctccagccgTTGCCGGAGAAGTTCGTGATGAAGGGCGTGGTGGACCGTTTTTCAGAGGAGTTCGTGGAGACGAGGATGAAGGCTCTGGACAAGTTCCTCAAGCGAGTTGCCGACCACCCGGTACTCTCCTTCAACCCGCATTTAAACGCTTTCCTAACAGGCAAGGTGAGGAAACACAAAGTCTGCAAATTCACctttagatttttaaaaaaaatttttttttagggaaaataaaagtaattatttCTCACTATGATTAACACACGGGGCAGTCAGTCATTGCTGTTCCTGTCACATGTTTACCGTAGCACCTTGTTA comes from the Gasterosteus aculeatus chromosome 14, fGasAcu3.hap1.1, whole genome shotgun sequence genome and includes:
- the inip gene encoding SOSS complex subunit C, translated to MEMATNPPGPAVPNKARVAILAELEKERRRLLSTPGASISLSRPSLKDFRDNAEQQHIAAQQKAALQHAHTHSSGFFITQDSSFGNLILPVIPRLEPES